Sequence from the Halogeometricum sp. S3BR5-2 genome:
CGCGTCCATCACGCCGCCGAGCCGGTTGCCCATCAGAACGATATCCGCTGACTCGATGGCGATGTCGGTCCCTGCGCCGATGGCGATGCCGATGTCCGCCTGAGTGAGTGCAGGGGCGTCGTTGATGCCGTCGCCGACCATCGCCACGCGGTGGCCGGCTTCCTGCAGGCGACCGATCTCCTCGCGTTTCTCGTCGGGCAGCACGTCGGCCATGACGCGGTCGATGCCGACCTCCTCGGCGACCGCGTTCGCGGTGCGCTCGTTGTCGCCAGTGATTATCACGGGCGTGATGCCGGCGTCTCGCATCCGCCGGATGGTCTCGGCGGCGTCGGCTTTGATTTCGTCGCCGATGCCGATCAGGCCGATCAGGTCACCATCACGGACGACCCCGGAGACGGTGAGCCCGCGGCCCTGGAGTCGCTCGATGTCGTCGCCCGCCTTCGACAGGTCGATCCCCTCGTCGCTAAGCCATCCCGGTTTCCCGACCAGCACGTCGTCGCTGGCAACGGTTGCCCGGACGCCCTTGCCGGTCACGGAGTCGAAATCATCGGGGTCAGCGTACTCGACATCTTGCTCGTCGGCGAACTCGAGGATCGCATCAGCGAGAGGATGCTCGGAGAACGCCTCTGCACTGGCCCCAGTCGTGAGTACGTCCACCTCGTCGGTGTCGAACGCGACGACCTCACTGATGGCGGGTTCGCCGACGGTGATGGTGCCGGTCTTGTCCAGCACGATGTGGTCGACGTCGGGGAAGATCTGGAAGGCGTCACCGGAGCGCATCAGGATGCCGCGGTTCGCGGCCTTCCCGCCGCCCCGGATTAGGGCCAGTGGTGTCGCCATCCCGAGCGCACACGGATAGCCGAGGACGAGAATGGCCAGCGCTGCGAACGCTCCGCGCTGGACGTTCGGACCACCGCCCCACGCGAGCGGTGCGACCACCCAGAAGAGGAACGAGAGCGCGGCAATCGTCAGGACGCCCGGAACGAAGTACTTGAGGACGCGGTCGGCAAGCTGGATGATGCCGGGCTTCATCGCCCGCGCTTCCTCGATCTCGCGGGCCACCTGATTGAGGAACGCGTCCTCTCCGGTTGCAGTCACCTCGATGAGCAGCGTGCCGGTCTCGTTGACGCTGCCGCCAATAACCTCGTCACCGGCGGCCTTCTCTTCAGGGATAGACTCGCCGGTGGCGACCGACTCGTCGACCGTTGATTCACCCTCGACGACTGTCCCATCGACGGGTATACTCTCGCCGGGCTTGACGCGGACGCGATCGCCGACGTCGAGGTCGTCGAGGGGCACCTCCTCGACGCTACCATCCTCACCGACGCGACGGGCCGTATCGGGTTGGAGATCGAGAAGGCTCTGGACGGCCTGTGAGGCCCGCGTGCGAACGATGAGGCTGGTGTATTCCGAGAGGATGTGGTACGTAGTGATGAACACGGAGACGGCGAAAAAGTGGACGGTCGGGAAGCTCGGGAAGACAAACAGGCCGAGTAACCCACCGAGGAGCCCGGCGAAGGCGCCCGCCTCCAGAAGGACGTGCTGGTTGAAGATTCTCCGGCGAAGGCTCTGGAACGCCTTCTGTTTGATGTAGCGCCCGGGACCGAACATCGTCCCGAGCGCTAGCCCCAGCGTCACTAGGTCCATCGCGAGCGATGCCGACTCGAAGCGTCCCATTACGAGAATCATCCACCCCATCAGAGCAGCGACAACGATAGATGCGCCGCCGGCGATGAGGAGACGGCGCTTCCCGTCGGCGAGTTCGGCCTGCTGCTGCTCGTATCGTTTTGCCTTGTCCGGATCTCGGATGGTGTAGCCGAGGTCCCGGAGCGTGTCCTTCACCTCGACCTCACTCAGCAGGTCGTCGTCGTATTCGACGAGAACTTCCTCGTGGGCGAGACTCACGTCGACGTCCTCGACGCCGTCTGTCCGGCTGTAGGCCTTCTTGATGCTCTCGGCGCAGAACGAGCAGGACATCCCCCCGACGTTGAATTGGCCGTGTGTCGTTCCCATCGTACCTGTTGGTTATCGTGGGACGCGGATAACCATTACGACAAACGTTATAGCGGTTTCGAGATGCTAATACTGCTGTCGGGTGCATGGCGTTACTCTTACTGTTGTCGTCCGCTTATGTCGTAACAAGAATGGCGCTCCTCGAATCTGATGTGCCGATCCGCGAAGTCGTGACGACAGACCCGGAAAAAGCGAAAGCGCTGGAGAACGACGTCCGGGCGAAGATCCTCGATATGCTCGCGACCGATGAAATGACGATCGAGGAGATTCACGACGAACTGCATCGTCGCGGCGAGCAGAAGGCGGAAACAACGGTCCGCCACCACGTGAACGTCCTGAAGGACGCGGGGATGGTTGAAATCGCCCGTCTCGAGGAAGCTGGTGGGGGGACGCGGAAGTACTACAAGTCGAACACGCGAGTCTTCTCCTACGATCTTCCAGAGAAAGCCGACGAAACCCTCGCAGAGGCGCAGTCTACCGCGTCCGAAGAATTGACCGGCCTCATCGAGACGTTGTATGCGGACCACGGTACCGAGATTGAGGCGGTTGCCCGCGAGATGAAGCCCTGCGAGTACTGCGACACCCAGCACTACGAGGAGTTCATAGTTCGCGAACTCCTGAACCGTGCCCTCATCGATTTAGGCGAGAGCGGCACACTTGACGATGTGTTCTCGACTGAGAACTGACACTCACTCGATACAGCAGCTCATTTTGGACGTATCCCGACGGAACGCCTGACAGGCCTGTTTGAACCCCTCGGAGAACGTCGGGAATGGGTGGACAGTATCGATGATATCGTCAACAGTCAGTCCGAACCTCACAGCCAGCGTGGCTTCCATGATCATGTCGGCGGCACGCGGCCCGACCATGTGGACACCGACGATCTCGTCGGTCTCGTGGTGTTTGACGACCTGGACGAGGCCATCGTTGTTCCTGACTGCCTTCGCCCTCGGGACGTCCGCCATCTGGACAGTCCGGCACGAACAGGTGCCGTGCTCGTCCATATACTCGAGTTCGGTCGTCCCAACGACTGCTACCTCGGGACTGGTGAACACGACTGCGGGGACTGCATCGTAGTCGATGCTGACGCCCTCGTTGCCGAAGGCGTTCTTGACGGCGTGATTGCCCTCCTTGGCGGCGACCGTCTCCAGTTCGGGTTCGCCGATCACGTCCCCCGCCGCGTAGATGTCGGGATTGGTCGTCTGGAGATGCTCGTCGACGCGAATCGCGCCATCGGATTCGGTCTCGACGCCGACTGCTTCCAAGCCGATGTTCTCGCTGTTGGGCTGGACGCCGGTCGCGACGAATAACGCCTCTGCGGTGAATGCTCGCTCCTCGCCCTCGATGACAGTCTCCACAGCGACGCCCTTCTGACCAGGGTCAGCACCACTGTCGATAGCCACATCCTGAACCTGCTGGAAGTCGTTACTGGTCACGACGTCGATTCCCTCCTCGTTGAAGGCTCGTTGCATCTCCCGGCCGAGCTGACCTTCCATATCTGAGAGCACGTGACCGGAGCGCTGGAGAACCGTCACGTCGACGCCGACGCGGTGGAGGATCTGTCCCCACTCCAGCGCGATGTATCCGCCACCAAGCATCACGATGCTCTCGGGGAGGTCGCGCTCCTCGAGGATTGTTTCGCTCGTGTAGTAGTCAATGTCGTCGAGGCCGTCGATGGGTGGCGCCCACGGTGAACTTCCAGTCGCGACGAGCGCCTTCTTCCCAGTGATGCGTGCGCCCTCGTCGTCGCCGTCGACGACCTCAATAGTCGTGTCGTCGACCAGCTGGCCGTAGCCCTCGTAGATGTCGGTCTCGAAGTGTTCTGCGACGTCGACGTAGTTCTCCTGCCGGAACCGTTCGACGAGTTCGTCGGTGCCGTCGAGTGCGTCGGCCCAGTCGACAGTCGGTTCCTCAGGGTATCGAACGGCATCGAAGGGATTCTCCGACGCTGCAGCGCCGCTCTCGGCGACGGCGAGCAGATGCTTACTCGGGACACAGCCGACGTTCACGCATGTCCCGCCGATTGGCAGGCCGGTGTTCACCATCGCTGTCGAGAGGTCCCGCCGGCTTGCTTCAGTGATCGCGGCGAACGCTGCGGCGCCACCGCCGAGAATCACGAGATCATAGTCGGAGGTGTGAGTCATCTATACTGATACTTTACGACGGGAAGTTCTTATACTCCAGAGTCCGAAGCTATGGAGTAGGTTGGAGGCCACGAAGCTATGGCAGATACTACTTCATCGGCGCCCACGTGTGATGTTGGGGGGACGTGCTACTGCCCGCTCACAGGAGTTATCGACACGTTGAGCCGGAAATACGCGATGCAACTCGTTAGCATCATCGGCGCACACGATTCACTGCGGTTCGCGGAGATCGAAGACCACCTCCCGACAGCGAGCACGTCGACAATCTCGAAACGCCTCGACGAGTTCGAGGAGGCAGGGCTCGTCTCACGGACGCAGTACAACGAAATCCCGCCACGTGTCGAGTATGCGCTGACGGACGACGGCGACGAGGTTCGAACACGCCTGGAACCGCTACTCGAGTGGGCCACGGAAAACAGCTGAGATACGGCAGTTCGAGGTTCAGCCCATTGCCTCTTGGAATCGCTCACGCAACGCGTCCTCGCGTTCTTCGAACTGCTCGACTTTCTCCTGCAGGTCGTCGCTGACGCGTTCGATGCTCGCCAGCGCTCGTTCGCCGGCCAGTGAGGCCTGTGACCCGTCGTCGCCGTCCGCCTCTAACTGCTGCTCGTACGCCTGCTCGACGCGCTCGATGGTGCCTTCCGGGTTGAACAGGATGTCGTTGGCGATGCGGACGTACTGATCTAGGGATGCCCCCTCTTTCCCCTGGAAGAAGTGAGTGAGGGCGTACGTCGCACCGGAATGCAGCGTCCACATGTCGATCTCGAAGGGGGACGCCGCATTGGCTTCTGCATCGCCGGCGGCACGCTCGGCCAGGTAGTCCGGGAACCCCAGCAGGGTGTAGAACTCCGTGACGGTGAACGGAAGTTCGGAGAAGTCGAGTTCGATGTCCTGGGCGTCCCGGATGAACTCGAAGAGGTCATCGGCGACGAGTTCGACCTGTGCGAGGAGTTCCTCCCACCAGGTGCGGAAGTTCCGGACGTCGCCAACGTGCTTGATAACCTCCTTGTCGGTGAGCGAGCGCATCGTGTTCGAGCAGTAGCCGTCTTGGGCAAACCCTTCCACGTAGACGGCGTGCTCGCCGAAGAAGTCGTAGCCCGACGTGACGCCCATCGAAATCGGGTCCGACCGACCGGGAAGGCGAACCTCGAGGCCGTCGAACATGATGTCCATATGGACTTCGCCGCCGCCCCGGTAGCGCCGAATCTCGCCGAACATCACCTCGCCCAACGGCGTCCCGTCGATGGTCTCCTCGCGGAGGACCTCCTCCAGCGGCCCGTAGACATCGACCGGGTTGATGATCGCGTAGCTGTCAGTGGGAACGTGGAACAGCGGATCCGTCTCGGCGTCGCCATCTCGGGTCTGCTCCCGAGCGCGACTCGGCTCGACGAGCGCGTTGAACCGCTCTGTCTCGACCCACTCGTCGGTGTAGGGATTCTGGTACGCCACGGTCGTCTCGACGGCCTTCGGAAGATCGCGAATCGCCTCGGCGAAGGTCACGGAGTTTTCGCCCCCGTGCCCCTGTCGGTACCACTCGGGCAGTTCGGTGTCGGTACGTCCATCGACGCCAGCGAAGATGGTTCTCGACTCTGGGTCTTTCATTTCGGTCACCTCAACACAGGAACGCTCATCGACGGCCGCCTGCATCGTCTCGCGCCCTGCGCCCCTCTGCCGGGCGCAACAACACCACGTTAACCAACACTGACCCAGGAAACGACTGGTTGTTGGTTAATCGAACCACCGGCGGGAAACTGCCGCACTGTCGTTACTCGGTGGTGGAGCAGCGTAGCCATCTTGTGATGTCCTCAGAACGCGACGTGTACTGACTAGTAGCGGAAAATCATCGATTTTCGGCGTGCTAATTGGACTCATACATCAAATTGATAGATGGTATGTTTATGCTGAAAGGCGATACCTTTCGTTGTGGACTAGCGTGCCAGCGAAGGATTGACCCG
This genomic interval carries:
- a CDS encoding heavy metal translocating P-type ATPase — encoded protein: MGTTHGQFNVGGMSCSFCAESIKKAYSRTDGVEDVDVSLAHEEVLVEYDDDLLSEVEVKDTLRDLGYTIRDPDKAKRYEQQQAELADGKRRLLIAGGASIVVAALMGWMILVMGRFESASLAMDLVTLGLALGTMFGPGRYIKQKAFQSLRRRIFNQHVLLEAGAFAGLLGGLLGLFVFPSFPTVHFFAVSVFITTYHILSEYTSLIVRTRASQAVQSLLDLQPDTARRVGEDGSVEEVPLDDLDVGDRVRVKPGESIPVDGTVVEGESTVDESVATGESIPEEKAAGDEVIGGSVNETGTLLIEVTATGEDAFLNQVAREIEEARAMKPGIIQLADRVLKYFVPGVLTIAALSFLFWVVAPLAWGGGPNVQRGAFAALAILVLGYPCALGMATPLALIRGGGKAANRGILMRSGDAFQIFPDVDHIVLDKTGTITVGEPAISEVVAFDTDEVDVLTTGASAEAFSEHPLADAILEFADEQDVEYADPDDFDSVTGKGVRATVASDDVLVGKPGWLSDEGIDLSKAGDDIERLQGRGLTVSGVVRDGDLIGLIGIGDEIKADAAETIRRMRDAGITPVIITGDNERTANAVAEEVGIDRVMADVLPDEKREEIGRLQEAGHRVAMVGDGINDAPALTQADIGIAIGAGTDIAIESADIVLMGNRLGGVMDAYEIGTESYRKTRQNLVTAFAFNGVGVAAATTGLVHPVFAMLAMVLSVSAVLANSFAGQLLSGEGVNTEFAL
- the merA gene encoding mercury(II) reductase; translation: MTHTSDYDLVILGGGAAAFAAITEASRRDLSTAMVNTGLPIGGTCVNVGCVPSKHLLAVAESGAAASENPFDAVRYPEEPTVDWADALDGTDELVERFRQENYVDVAEHFETDIYEGYGQLVDDTTIEVVDGDDEGARITGKKALVATGSSPWAPPIDGLDDIDYYTSETILEERDLPESIVMLGGGYIALEWGQILHRVGVDVTVLQRSGHVLSDMEGQLGREMQRAFNEEGIDVVTSNDFQQVQDVAIDSGADPGQKGVAVETVIEGEERAFTAEALFVATGVQPNSENIGLEAVGVETESDGAIRVDEHLQTTNPDIYAAGDVIGEPELETVAAKEGNHAVKNAFGNEGVSIDYDAVPAVVFTSPEVAVVGTTELEYMDEHGTCSCRTVQMADVPRAKAVRNNDGLVQVVKHHETDEIVGVHMVGPRAADMIMEATLAVRFGLTVDDIIDTVHPFPTFSEGFKQACQAFRRDTSKMSCCIE
- a CDS encoding winged helix-turn-helix transcriptional regulator — translated: MADTTSSAPTCDVGGTCYCPLTGVIDTLSRKYAMQLVSIIGAHDSLRFAEIEDHLPTASTSTISKRLDEFEEAGLVSRTQYNEIPPRVEYALTDDGDEVRTRLEPLLEWATENS
- a CDS encoding ArsR/SmtB family transcription factor codes for the protein MALLESDVPIREVVTTDPEKAKALENDVRAKILDMLATDEMTIEEIHDELHRRGEQKAETTVRHHVNVLKDAGMVEIARLEEAGGGTRKYYKSNTRVFSYDLPEKADETLAEAQSTASEELTGLIETLYADHGTEIEAVAREMKPCEYCDTQHYEEFIVRELLNRALIDLGESGTLDDVFSTEN